Genomic segment of Nilaparvata lugens isolate BPH chromosome 6, ASM1435652v1, whole genome shotgun sequence:
ACGATTATAAGAATCCAAGACTTTTGAAAAAAAGCAATGAAACGACAGTTTGATTTATTCTATCAGGACCCTGTTGTATCAGAGAATACcagttaatatttttgtaatttcccATTTAAATAACCagctaatattattagtttgtattttctcTTGCAATAGGCCACAGATGATCAGATACAGTTTGAACTTTAAAACCTTGAGAGGTATGAAAATACCATCGTGGGAAACTATAACAAGCAGTTACGGATCAGATAAAAGTGGTATTGTTTTGAACGAGACGAGAAAAGGATCAATCCCGAGATGTACACTGCATTTTCCCTTCACTGAGTCCTACTTCGATAGTTTAACAAATACTGTAAAAGTTAAGCTACATACTAAAAAtgtaacttgaaatatttactagtgtaacttgaaaatagaaatatttactAGTGTAACTTGAAAATAGAATTTCCTGTATAAATAACTTGACATACTTAAGATATATGAACTTCATAAAACCGTTCTTTTCCAGAAGAGTGGATATTGTCTAGCCGCATCATGAGATTATATTGGAGTGATTATTACATAGAGTCAAAATATACTGGAGTggagaaggtagctgagagtgttGAAACTAATACATGTATTCAAATGTGTCAGAACATATTGATGTGGCGAAGGAAGCGTAGAGGGAAGTTTAAACATTTGGATAAAAGCATTATTTGAACACTCTCTCAGCTACGTCCTCTGATACACTCTACCTTCGCCGCTACACTTTCATCTGACCTTTGACTATGAAAAGAATTTCTATAGTCAAAGATCTGACCCATATAGATAAGAGAGCAACGCCTGTTGGCAATGCAATTGCAAATGATACAACTCAATAAGTTGAATGTCTTTGGCTGGTCGTTTTGCTATCACTTCACTATGGATTATTCAACTTTGTATATTTTGAGAAAGCATCTCAAGTTTAGATGGCGACGCTATCAACCAGTTGCTCTGTGTATGAAGTTAAACATCCTGTTagaaatttctgttgttttacCAGTATCACTCATAAAATAAGTCTAGATACCCTAACCCTATGGtctatatagtccagtcaatatagacataaaagagggggtgtgcttgcaatttatattgtagttctgattttttgatatattatttgggtacataagagaagtccagaaccaatttcttcatgcaaaatttccttgtgctagatacagagtggcccaaaaacctcgtattttcggctcattttccagttttcagctatttctgccaaatctcgtaatcggacacaacattttttctcgcctttttttagattataaaattctgaatgaaatgagatcattcggaactctctatcttcgatgagtactgagttatgattttccaaaaatgagtgaaatttgaagaaaaaatcaattttgatgaattttagtttttgatcaacaatatcatccgattgttaccattcagatgtataattcaaaatccctctgggcgtatttttgtgctctacaatctgagatcaggtagagcgctctatctcatatagatttccaggtacacctgacaacaatgctccttgtattgtgaaaaacacctaattttcagcttcaaccatcatcaccaactacattgtcttcacattgatatttcgcacaatgacataagttcatgagattatgttctatgagaatcaccccgttagatgcactttcatttcagtatttcctagtggagaggcgcgcttaaggacacctcaaggatgaaaatttcaaacacttttaacttttgacacaatgctcagattctatcgtactacacttcattcttctcagctcgtcaaggcggttcaaaatcatgcatcataagtcaaattcggttgaaaaatagaaaatttattgttgagtgtacttaagcccatattccaaacTGACGAATAGCACGTTTTTGTCAAGTGTTGAAtatgtaattatattttactgtgTTTACTAAAGCTGAATTTAcaccttatagattctattagattaaacggaacttgacaaacacttttatgttcatcatgtgtattaTAAGTTATGTtccatctaatagaatctataaggatcaagttattaacatgttGTTCATAACTTTGGTATAAATGCAGCTTAACAGttgaaaaagtgaaattttttagtatattttatttaacTTATGATATCCCatctattcatttatgtatgATTGTATCTTCGAATGTGAATAACTTTAAAACGGTTTGAGATCTTAATGTGCGGtttcttttgaaattctgtatcgaaatcatgtatcataatatATGTccaccttcccatttgaaaaatgaagtagGATTTAAAATGGCAGATCCAAGATAGCAGACAaaaattttgaagcgacagaaaagtcatttttacaaataggattcccaatcaaACCTACTGTTAAATTATCCATGTAAAAAAATCAAGCTGTTACCAAAATTTTTACCTAGCCTGTAGAGTCTATAGATACATATTCACGTTGACTTCAGGAATGAGAAATCTGGTTTTAattagaagaatagaatagaaaatatatttattgatacaagaAAATTATAACATGAcactcaatcaataataatttgatgattacacaaatatatatatattatgacaTGACCTGTTGGTCGTCTGCCAAGTTGagctattttattgatttaaaatttacatgcaagtatttgaaattgaattttatccaatttgaaaaattccaaattttaaacaattttgGAATCAATCAACCAAAGAGATCATGGCAACAAAAGTATTACATATGGAATTACATTATACTACATATGCAGGAGTAAAAAAAGAAAAGCAGTGAAACCATCAAGTATTATATTCCTGTATTAGCATTTTTCTGTAAGCCCAAGCATTCCTCATAATACCTATCAGCGCCCTCCATTCACTACCATTCAAAAACCCTACCACCTGATCCTCTGATAGCTCTCTATCGCCTAAATGCGCTCCTCTTATCTCTGCTAGTACTGGACACCTTCCGATAAAATGCATTGTATCCTCCCTTTCCCTCCTATTGCATAACGAACATATGGTCTGAATTCCCTCTCTTCCCACACTACTATTCAAGTACCATAGACCTCCCCTTGATCTGAATATGATTGACTTCTCATTGCGGGTGAGATTGGctcctatataattattgtgttcgGTGATTGGGTTCAACCGTGAATAGACAGTATAATTTACAGATTGCCTTGCTCTTTCTCTCCATTTCTCTCTACATTCGTTTTTTgtacattcattaatattattcaaactttgCCTTAGTACATCCCGCATTCCTCCCTCCCATCTTGGCaattcaatgttatatttttcagCCTGCTCTTTCCACACTTTATACCATCCTactttctgttcaaacattttctGTGCAAGTTTTCGTGACAGCCTGTTTGGTCGCAAAGAAAGGGTTCTTATAATATAGCTGTAATGCATCTCAAATAAATAATGGTGTAAATTATACTTATGGACTTCCAAATAGATGATATAATTGGGTGTGATTGCGGTAACGAGAATAATTTCTTGATAAAGGCTCTGTGTAACCGTTCTATCTCTTCAAATTGCTTATATATCCCCACACCTGACCACCATAGTCACAAGAGCTCTTACAACCGCATCAAAAATTACCCACTTACTCTCgatgtttatttcattttgggCCACAAAACTATTCCACACATTATTCAATGCAAACTTTGCCACtgacactctctctctctctctgacatGCTCACTGAACGCCAACTGAGGAGTGAATGTTACGCCTAGATATTTGTACTTGTTTACAACTCCGATCCGCTCTTCTCACCAGTACCACCTCTCATGATGGGCCAGTCTCCCACCCCTTCTCATCACCATTATCTTAGTTTTGTCGGTATTGATTGTAAGTCCCCCCCCCACGTCTCACAGTAATGTTTCAaacatattatcattttttgtaatGCTTTCGGCGTGGATGCAATCAGAATCAAATCATCGGCATACATAAGTCCTTTAATATTCAACTCGTCCACCCATATCCCTTCTTCCATatatcaaaaatatcattaataaaCAGGGTGAATAAAATCGGGGACAACAAGCAGCCTGTTTTAATCCGTTCTCTGTATAGAATGCATTACTCAGCCCATCCTTCTTATTTTGACTATTTTTACACCAAACAAACGCCCGTGTATTCTCATATAATTTCTGGACAATTCTCACAAATTTGCTAGACAACCCAATCTGAAACAACTTATAAATGAAAGCATTACGATCTACTTTATCAAAAGCGGCCTTGAAGTCAACATACAAACAATAAACTCTATCTTTCCTTCTCCTCAGTTTCAAATTGATGATGCTGTATAAACTGAATATATTATCCACTGTACTGTATCCTTTTCTAAATCCCGCCTGTTCCTCATTTATTactcgcctttttttagattgaaTTGTGTGATTTGATCGAATGTGAATAACTTTAAAACGGTTTGAGATCTTAATGTGCGGtttcttttgaaattctgtatcgaaatcatgtatcataatatatgaccaccttcccatttaaaaaatgaagtagGATTTAAAATGGCAGATCCAAGATAGCAGACAaaaattttgaagcgacagaaaagtcatttttacaaataggattcccaatcaaACCTACTGTTAAATTATCCATGTAAAAAAATCAAGCTGTTTCCAAAATTTTTACCTAGCCTGTAGAGTCTATAGATATCATTCACATTGACTTCAGGAATGAGATATCTGGttttaattgtaaaataatattaaccaaatgaatatttcatttatttacttataaataatagtttacattgaaataattaattaagaatgtgttcatttttttctataatagATATTTTAAAGCATCTTGCTTgcatatataataattaaataagagCAACTGTCGACAATACCAATTATCATTATAAACATACATTTATAAATTAACTTACATTTCACTTGCATATTAGGCTTACACTTACACCTATTATATTTTCCAACATGAATAAAATGTACAATATTAGCAAAGCTATATTGTTCAAAAAATTGCTATTTTCAACTGCAcagaagttttatttttatttcttttaaatCCTTAAAAATATGATTCTTTGCTATAAgaggatattttttaataacagCATCAGAATCGCTTTGGATAAGAAATGAATTCCACCCTGCTCTGGTTGCCGAAATATAATCTAGCTCTGGAGAGTCTCCTAtatgtattatttcatgttttcttaTATCTGCTAGATCAGGGAATTGCTTAAGCTTATCTTCAACTAATTGAAAGATTGAAAGATCAGGTTTTTGAACTCCTACATTGTAGGAAGCAATAACAAGTTTGAAATAATGTCTTACATTCATTGTTAGAAGCAAATCTTCAAGCCTTGAATCAAAGTTTGATATAACAACTAGAGGaatatgtttatcatgcatggtATTCATGAAATCTAATGCTCCATCACACAATTTCCAAGTTTCAGCTTTTttgttgtaacatatttaaatctgggtagatgaaaaaccctaacagaaatagtaataggtctaaaaataaagtaattggctaatatcgccaagcagataataaacaagattagatagcatcagcttgttctggctaaatggtacaagaacttaaaaaggatttgaaggaagtttactactcataaatagattatttataaaatatttgaagattgaggttatatagatgtattcacggatcggtgacctagagatcgatcaaaccgaagaacgtagaatctgaccaaaaccccttggcagagctttattgcattcggatggtgtgcaatgtgaaaaaacacccgtccacgtggctaattattaggtagcatggaattaatattaatatatagaatattaactagcatgcaaagggcataaataaaaaaccaaataaaaataatttaatgtattcaggaaataagagttaccaggcgcatgaatacctaataaaatttgcatgcaccaatagtaaaacggcagttaataggcggcaactgtaggccaattcaaaaatatttatatatatttatataaatgtactagattttgtgtaaaaatttgtgtaatctatgttatcaatatggctcgaatgcaaagaaattattaatcatataatctaagcaatattttggcattttttgtaagatctatttgaatttaatggcggaggattgggatatttaaattttatgctaatttgaaagtcggaaagaggatctgtaaaacttgagaaggaagaaccagcactcgccagccagatgccaccataagaggaccccaaatattttagagcgaagtaccttattaataattttgtaaaaatttaaagttaaagtaaattattaaatttcttaagaagacttcgtgatgctattgtgaagcagaagtcatttttcatttttattaaatttataaccccttggaggagacgattccggctaccatattcccggaccacatgcaGTTTGAGAACGGTGCCAAAAATATCCAAAGTAACTAGTTTAAACCGCATTTTtgtttagaaaatttgaataaaccaGAAGCAAAAGGATTTAAATATAAAACTTCAAGAGTCAAAAGCACTCAATGTTCAATGTTTGTAACATTTATGAAATGTTAcgaaattgaaattcaacaaaCTAAGAAATCTTGACGCattgaacaaaaattataattatgtctCTGTAAGCTATGCTGAGAAGgaaattctcaatattattgtgaaaattaaaatttctccAAGTTTTCCTTGAACTAAGCAAACAAAGTAAACCCTAacctaaaaaattaattatcatttatcaaaacaaaaacaGCTGAGACGGCAATTCAGACAGTAATAAATCCAACGAGCTAAAatatagtaaactatagagtGGCTGCTATTCCTGTTACGAATTGAACAtggcagccatgacagagagaggaagaagtggCGGAGAATTTGAATGGCCCTATTGATATAATGGGAACTTGCATAAAATACAAGGcgcaaatcagttatatttaatgaatactacattgaatttttatcgagcattttaaatatatgtattacagttgttttgcatccataaaattaactgtttgaaatgctttacttgaagccttggtgaaattaatggtccacgttataatggcagtgaataaatatagaagaatagcgatgccgattctctgcattaactaattatatttctacactgtcaaaaacataaatgtcattgttgtggacctagaaaaggatagtaccatcgtcttttcgaatgatagacaagtatagcaaaaccaaagttgatcaaatactgtcattatacctggacctcactataagttACAGTGTTAATACTGCTTAGCCGTATAAGTGCTCTAGTAAGTTGAAATGCCATACCGTAactgcaaaattattattttagagatggattattttatgttattttgagtaAGGAATTCAAAAAACTAGTTTATGAAGACGTTTCTTTGATATTAGCTTACGGTACTTATCCACATAACTCCAAGTTCATTACAAGAAGGCAAAATATGATagtcaaaaaaataacaaactaagCCGGTATTAGAAGGTAATATTCCTGTCATATGAAGATCATTATGAAATAAGTTgtacgaaatcatattttttcatatcacaGAACTATTACCATCTAATACCGGCCTCACATCAAACAAAACCGGCCTAACAtattgtcacgatgtatatcgtaactagagaaaggaattgaatttagggctcatttattcgacgctcggctatctttcatagaatctgaggggtcaacgttcaagccagccactggcctaccgctcagcgatgctgcgcatcctctctcccctccctctcggtcactgagggaggctcgagaaaggccagccggaggcagtcgagttcggagagccaagtcgagcggtcgagagaggtgggaaggaagcagcgagcagctagtaACGTCACAGTACGCCTtgtactaagtgaactccgatttcttcagcgaccgggagttgtgtcgaggctaaagtcgattagcctctcacacagtgaactccactgctctacactcgtttgggcgagtgttgaacgacatttaacctgtttagacgacgggttgccagtttcgaccaacgacaacacgtcaggtttggtcgaaatctgactccccattggtaggccaccagtgggcCTCCCCAGTGGGCCTCGCCATCGaggcgagaaaggacatctgggaaggtgtggaaaagcctttcccgcaactccgcggccgatccggaccccaggaggacagctggtgcccggcaagtaggacttaggaaagtccagagtgctggccgccgcagcgcactagtccagtgcgggatcgcaagaggacgtccgggaaggtgaggaaaagcctttcccgcaactccgcggccgatccggaccccaggaggacagctggtgcccggcaagtaggacttaggaaagtccagagcgcgggccgccgc
This window contains:
- the LOC111062827 gene encoding rhythmically expressed gene 2 protein-like isoform X1, with the protein product MRFKLVTLDIFGTVLKLQSDVGHQYSKAGAKFGVHVNQDLLLRNFKEVWLDMNQKYPIYGVQSFGWRKWWEKLIYKTFSKSSSVEVNRESVENISQHLFEMYKKAETWKLCDGALDFMNTMHDKHIPLVVISNFDSRLEDLLLTMNVRHYFKLVIASYNVGVQKPDLSIFQLVEDKLKQFPDLADIRKHEIIHIGDSPELDYISATRAGWNSFLIQSDSDAVIKKYPLIAKNHIFKDLKEIKIKLLCS